The Mycolicibacterium flavescens genomic interval ACCGCGACAGCAGACCGAGCGCCAGCAGGGGGATATAGGCGTTGAGCCCCGCCGCGGTCGCCAGGCCGAGGCCGGTCAGCAGTTCCACATCCGCCATTATCGACCGGTAGACGACCCGTCAAAGCCGCTTCCCGCGCACTACCGAGACCTCGGCGCTGCTAGCCGTGATCGCCTTGATGACGCTCTGGATCAGGCTGCGTCGCGCCAGCCCAAGACGTCAGCGAAAGCGGTCTCGATCCTGCTCGCACGCGTGTGCGGCGACCCGGGCAGCGGTGGTGCCTTCGATCTATGACGGGCACCGGTCGGAGTGGTGACCTCGGAAGTATGGACGCCGTCGCCGCTGCGTCCCGTGACGACCCGCCAGCCCCGGGCTTCCTTGGCGAAGTTACAGGCTGCGCACGCGCCAACTCCGTTGACCTCGCTGGTCGCCCCGCCTGCCGCGTGGGGGGCGGCGTGGTCGGTGTGGCGGATGGGGGCGTCGCAGTACGGGGTGCGGCACGTGTCGTCGCGCAAGGCGATGAACTTCGCAAGGGCTTTGGGGAACAGCCGCGCCCGTGACTCCATGGCGACCAGCGCACCGGACGACGGTCGGCGGTACAGCCTGCGGAGCGTGGCTCTGGAGCGCTTGTCGGCGATCGCGTCGCTCGTCAGGCGGCGGGCGACCGCGGCGGGGATCGGACCGTAACCCGGAACTCGCGCCGGAGACGGACCGCCGCCGAACAGTGTGTCGTCATCCATGACGAGGTCAACCGCCACCGGCACCGGGACGTCGGCCGGCTGACCGGTGACGCGTTCATAAAGCGTGTCGGCCATGACCTGTCCGCGCCCCCGGTTGTCGAAGGTCGTGTCGGCAGCATGCTTGAGCGCTGCGTAGACCGATACGCCGCGTGTCATGGGCAGCAGCGCGGTCACGTAGGCCATCGTGTCGGGTGCAGGGCGGATGGTCACTGTCCGTTCACGTTCGGCGCGCACGGCGCGGTCGACGACGGCTTGCGGGTCGAGCCGGTAGGCGATGGCCTTTGCGTCTGCGGCGATGCGCTTATCGCCTTTTCCTTCGAGTTCGGATTGGGCCGCGCACATCTCGGCGTCAAGTTTTCCGCGGTCCTCCACGGATAAGCAGGCCGACTCGCGCACGATCAGCGTGGCCCGCCATTCGGAGAGCGCCCCCGCTTCCAGCGCGGCAAGGGTGTGAGGCATCTCGTGGATGAGGGCCCGAGCGAAGCCGAGATGACGACCGCCGCGATTGGGGGAGTCGTGGCGGGCCAGCGCGATCTCGTTGGCCAAACCGCGGCCGAGCTTGGCGGCGGGAACGCCTTCGGACGCCTCGCGGGCGCGGCGTTTCTGGTCGAGTGCCGCGGTGAGCCTGGCTTGGCCGGCGGCGGCAACGGACTTGAGGTGCTCGAGTTCGGCGATGCAGTCGATCAACGTCGCCTCATCGGCTTCGGTATCAATGACCGCCAGCTTCTCGAACATGTGTGCGATTCTAGCGGAAGCGGGTGACACGTTTCGCGCGACGCCGCGTCGTCGTGGGGCCGGGCTGACCGTCCGGCTTCACCAGACGTAGGGCACCAATCGGTAGCGCACCTTCTGCATGTACTCGGGGTAGCCGGCCAGGTCGTCGGCGAGCAGCGCTTCCTCGTCGCGGACCCGAAGGGCGAGGATCGCGAGGCCGACGGGGACGAAGACCAGACCCCACCAGGAGCCCAGAGCGAGCGGTACCCCGATCATCAGGATCACATTGCCCAAGTACATCGGGTGCCGGACGACTCCATACCAGCCTGTGGATGACAGCTGTTGACCCGGCTCGACGGTGACATTTGCTGCGGCATAACCATTCTGGATGGTAACCAGCATCGCGATCGTGAGTCCGCCTCCGACGAGGACGAGTCCGGCCACCGAAACGATCGCTGGCACCGAGGACCAGCCGAAGCGGAAGGCCAGCGTGCTCGCCGCGATCATGGCGGCCATCGAGATGAAGGCGATGGCGATGATGAGCTTCTGAACAGGTCGTGTTTCAGCTCGCGGACCCGCTTGCATGCGACGGCGCAGGGCTTCTGGATTCCGTCTTGCCAGATAGCCGCTCGGGACCAGAGTGGCCAGTGCGAAGACCGCGATGAACGCCCACCCACGCCAGTAATCGAACGTCCCTGCAGATCCAAACACCAGTAGACCGAACACCACGAAGCCAATGAGCGACGTAGCTGTCGCCTGGGCAACGGTTTTCATCATCACCACACTCCAGGCACCAGGCGGTAGTGCACCTTCTCCATGTACTCGTCGTAGCCATCGAGTTCCTGCCGCAAGGCCTTCTCCTCGTCGGTGATACGCGCCGCGAACACGAAGAAACCGGGAATGACCGTGAGCAAGGCCCAATATGACGCGAGCGCCAACGGCATACCGGCCATCATGATCAACGCGCCGACGTACATCGGGTGGCGCACAACGCCATACAACCCGGTGGACACCAGCGGTTGGTCGCGTTCGATGGTGATCGTGGCTGCGGCATATTTGTTCTGGATGACCACGCCTTTGCCAGCAAGAGCCCGGCCAGCACCAGCACGTTGCCGAGCACCACCACCGCCGTCGGCACCGTCGACCAGCCGAACCGGCGGTCGAGCGCGCTGAGGACTCCGGCGGCCACCACCGTCATGTAGAGGCCGACGTAGATGAGCTTTTGCGCCCAGCGGGTTTCGGCCCACGGCCCCGTAGTCAGTCGCCGCTGTAGGGCGTCGGGATACTTCACCGCCAGATATACGGTCGGCACCATGGTGCCGACAATGAACACCGCGATGAAGACCCATGCCTGCCAGTAGTCGAAGGTTCCGGCGGGTAAGAACAGCAGAACACCCATGAACAGGATCCCGCCGACGGCCGACGCCAGCAGCTGAAGCGTGACCTTCACGATTCCACCTCTCAGACGGCGTCGCGCCTGCGGTACAGGAAGCCGGCCACCCACGTCAGGGCGGCGGCGAGCATCGTCAGCACGACGAGCGTGGCCACCGAATAGTCGATCGGCGCCGTCGTGCGTCCGATCGGCGAGAGGTCGATCAGCCACTGCGGCAACCGCAACAACGGGCCGAGGTACAGCGCGGTGACGACGAACGCCACCGCTAGCCAACCCAGCACGGGCCGCCGCGCCGCGACGGCCACCGCCGCCACGGACGCCATCACCCCCAGTGCGGGAACGAAGGCCAGCCCCGCGAGCGTCAGACGGAGCACGGTCGCCGGTTCGCCGATCGTGAGTCCCGCCCCCAACCCGTTGCCGAGTCCGGCGGCGAACATCAGCACCACCGAACCGAGCACCGCCGATACGACGGCCGTCGTCAGCCAGCGCCATCGCGACACCGCTCCGGCCAGCACGGCTTCCCCCAGACCGTTGCCCTCGTCGGTGTGAACCCGCAGCACGGCGGCGACGACGTACGCGCCCGCCGCGGCCGCGAGGAACTGGGTCATCGTGGTGTACACGCCGTCGGTGCCCTGCTGGGCCATCATCAGCCGGATCACGTCATTGGTCTCGGCGGCGTCGAGCAGTGACTTGGTCATCGACCCGAAAGCCAGACCGCCGAGGAACAACCCGATGGTCCAGCCGACGGTCTGACCTCGCTGCAGCGTCAGGTGCAGACCCAGCACACCCCTGATCGGTCGGGCGTCGGGATGCTCACCGGTGGACGGGATGACACCGTCGTCGTACTGACGTCTGCCCTCCAGCAGCGCAGCCACTGCGATGAGGGCGACGGTGAGCAAGATCAGCACCGCGAACGGCCACAGCCTCAGGTCGACGAACGCGCGCATCTGCTGGGCCCACGCGATCGGGGAGAACCAGCTCAGCGCACTGCCGGAGTTGTCGATCACATCGCCGATTCCACGGACCACCGCAGCGACCGCCAGCACGGCCATGGCCGCGCCGGACGCCGTACGCGCCTGGCGCCACAACTGCGCGGTCACCGCTGCCACGGAGCCGAAAAGCATGGCCACCCCGGTCACGCCGAGACACATCGCCGCAGTGTCGATGAGCGAGAAACCGCTCGCGGTCATCGCCAGCGTCATCGTCACGGCGAGCACCACGTTGACCACGCCGACCAGAATCAGTGCCGCTGCGGTTCGTGCATAGCGGCCCACGACCGATGACAGCACCAACTCGGCTGCGCCGCTTTCCTCTTCGGCCCGGGTATGACGAATCACCGTGAGGATCGCGAGGATCGACGTGGCGACGATCAGCGTCAGCATCATCTCGTTCGCGATCATCGCGCCGAGGTCGGTCTCGTTGCGGCCGAACATCGGCCCGCCCATCATCATTCCCGCGGGCGTCCTCATCAGATCCACGCGCGTGAGCCGCTGCGCCTCTTCGGGATAGGCCAATTCCATGGCGGCCGGCGCGTAGGCCATCAGCATCGTCAGGACGCCGACCCAGACACTGAGCCGGAGCCGGTCCCGACGCAGAGCCAGGCGCAGCAGGTCTGCGGTGCCCGTCCAGGCGTTCGAACGGCCATGCCGCTGCGTGCGAGGCGCGGTCGCCGTCATCGTCGTCATCGCGTGGTCCCCCGATACTCGCGCAGGAACATGTCTTCCAGCGATGCCGGTGTGACGGTCAGGTCGAGGATGCCGAGCTCGGTCAGAATGCCCATTGCGCGGTCAAGATCGTTGCGGTCGACCGAGAAGACGTAGTGCCCGTCGGTGACCGCGAAATCGTGGACGAACGGCTCGGCCCGTAGGCGCTGGCCGTCGTTGCGGGTGCGTGCGGTCACGGTCGTGCGCATCAGGTGCCGCAGCTCGGCGAGGGTGCCGGCGCGCACCGTGCGACCGGCGCGGATGATCGTGACGCTGTCACACAGCTTTTCGACCTCGGCCAGGATATGGCTCGACAACAGCACCGCAGCGCCGCGCTGTACGACTTCACCCACGCACTCCTGAAACACCTTCTCCATCAACGGATCCAGGCCGGACGTGGGCTCATCCAGGATGTAGAGCTCGGCGGCGGTGGAAAAGGCGGCGATGATGGCGACCTTCTGCCTGTTGCCCTTTGAGTAGGTGCGGGCCTTCTTGTGCGGGTCGAGTTCGAAGCGCTCGATCAGCTGATCCCGGCGGGCGGTGTCCACACCGTTACCGCGCAGCCGGGCCAGGAAGTCGATCGCCTGCAGCCCGGTCAGGTTGGGCCACAACGTCACATCTCCCGGCACGTAGGCGATCCGGCGGTGCAGTGCCACCGCGTCATCCCAGGGATCGCCGCCGAGCAGCCGCACCGTGCCGCTGTCCGCCCGCAACAGGCCGAGCAACACGCGGATCGTGGTTGACTTGCCCGCTCCGTTCGGGCCGAGAAAGCCGGTGATCTGCCCCGGCGCGACCGTCAAATTCAGTCCGTCGAGCGCCTTGGTCCGTCCGAAAGCTTTTGTCAATCCGTGAACTTCGACGGCAGGTCCGTTGATGTCAGCCTGTCGCCGATGGTGCGCTGTCTGAGCCGTCATCGCGATCTCCTTCTTCCCCGGTGGTGAACGGGATGCCTTTCTCGCGCTGGGCGAGGAACGCGTCGTACATGGTCGAGTCGGCCATCAGCCCTTCGGTGTAGAGCTCGAGGGCAGGCAACACCATGTCCTCGCTGTAATCACGCAACACGGCCCGCAGATCGGTGGGGTTGTCGTGCAGCTGCAGATACAGCAGGAAGCCGCCTGCGCCGATCATCCCGAGGTACCGGGCTCGGGCGCAGGGGTCACGGCTCGGCTTGAGCACACCCGATCGAACGCCTTCGTCGGTGTACTGCTCGACCTGGTCGATCATGCGACGCCAGAACGACTTCGCCAGCTCGCTGCCGGACTGCATGCTGCGAACCAGGTACGCCATCAACGGCGCATAGGACTCGATCTCGGCCATCTGTGCGAGCCAGGTCGCCGGATCGCTGGTTTGCATCGACTCGGTTTTGACCTGGCGGATCTCGTCGGCGATGAAGTCGTCGCACGCCTTGCGCAGCCCGTCTTTGGAGCCGAAGTGGTGGATGACCAGCGCGGCCGACACCCCCGCCGCGTCGGCGATGGATCGCAGGCCGACGTTGAACCCGTGCTGGCCCCACTGGTCGATTGCGGCGTCGCGAATCCGGGCGACGGCCGTGAGATCGTTCGAAGCTGAACGCACGTTCAGTAGACTAAACGCACGTTTAGTCAGTGGTCAAGATGCGATAGCGAGCAGACGCAAACCAGCCTGGAAAGAGAGCAGTCCTGCGTACCCCAGCCTTTCGGCGTGGGCCCAGCTCGGCGAGAGAATTCAGTCGCGCGCGGCGGCGAGCAGGCCGTCGCCCAGTGGGATCAGCACCGGGGTGAGCCGTTCGTCCTCGGCGATCAGCCGGGTGGCCTCGCGCACGGCCGCCACCTCGGTGTCGTTGGCGGTGGCGTCGCCGGCCCGGCCGCCGAGTGCGGCGCGATGCAGCACGATCGCGCCGCCCGGGCGCAACAACCGGACGGCTTCGGCGACGAACTGCGGCTGATCCAGCGGATCGGCGTCGACGAACACCAGGTCGTACGACTCGTCGGCGAGGCGGGTCAGCACTTCTTGGGCGCGCCCGCTGATCAGCCGGCTACGCCCGGGTCCGATCCCGGCCTCGGTGAACGCCTGCTTGGCGATGCGCTGATGCTCGGGTTCGACGTCGATCGTGGTCAGTACGCCGTCTTCGCGCATACCCGACAGCAGCCACAGCCCGCTGACCCCGGCGCCGGTTCCGACCTCCACGACGGCCTTGGCGGAGGTCAGCTTGGCGAACACGCACAGCAGCGCGCCGACTGCGGGGGTGACGGCGCCTGCGCCGATGTCGAGGGCGCGTTCGCGGGCCGCGGCGACGATGGCGTCCTCGGAGATGGACTGCTCGGCATGCGAGACGATGGAATCGGCACGGCTGTGCGGTCCGATGACGTCGTCGGTGCCGGCCATGCCCGCAGCGTAGCCAACCGGTGCGGGCCAGCATCGCGACACGCCCGTTCCCGACGAACCGATCATGCGAATTTTCAGCAGGTTCGCGCAGGTCAAAAATGGGTAGAAAAGTTTTCTCAGGAAATGTTCAGTTTGCTCATATGCCAGGCACGGAACGGTCGGAGACGGTATGTCCCATGGAAAACGGCGGACGCTGGCATCCAGGGGACCAACCAGGGAATACCTATGCGGATCTCCGCGTTGCGGGCAGTAGCGAACCGCCGCACCGTGATGGCGGCTGTGACCAGGAGGATCTGACGACCACCATCAAGATGGCGCCGACTTCGATGTCCCACCTCGAACAGTTCGCGGACGGGGAATGGGTCGAGCCTTCCGACGAAATGACCGGCACCGCGGTGTTCGACGCCACGGGCGACAAATCGACCATGCCCTCATGGGACGAGCTGGTGCGCCAGCACGCCGACCGGGTGTACCGGCTGGCCTACCGCCTGTCGGGTAATCAGCACGACGCCGAGGACCTCACCCAGGAGACGTTCATCCGGGTGTTCCGCTCGCTGCAGAACTATCAGCCCGGCACGTTCGAGGGCTGGCTGCACCGCATCACCACCAACTTGTTCCTCGACATGGTGCGCAGGCGCGGCCGCATCCGTATGGAGGCGCTGCCCGAGGACTACGACCGTGTTCCGGCCGATGATCCCAACCCCGAGCAGATCTACCACGACTCGCGGCTGGGTCCTGACCTGCAGGCCGCACTGGATTCGTTGCCGCCGGAGTTTCGCGCCGCCGTGGTGCTGTGCGATATCGAGGGACTGTCCTACGAGGAGATCGGCGCGACGCTCGACGTCAAGTTGGGCACCGTGCGTAGCCGCATCCACCGCGGTCGGCAGGCCCTCCGCGACTACCTGGCCAATCACGGCGAGACCGGTTCGTCGGCTGGCCACGGCGACGCGGCCAAAACGGCCTGACGTTCGCGGGCATCCGCACAGCGCTCCGCGCTACATTCGAATGGACGCCGTGACACGCAGCGAGAGGAGCTGGGCAATGGTCGACCCGGGACACATGTTCCGCCGGGCCTTCTCGTGGTTGCCCTCTCAGTTCGCCTCCCAGAGCGACGCGCCGGTCGGGCCGCGAGAGTTCGGCTCCACCGAGCACCTCTCGACCGAGGCAGTCGCCGCCTTCGTCGACGGTGAACTGAGGCTGACCCCGCATCTGCGCGCCGCTCACCACTTATCGCTGTGCCCGCAGTGCGCCGCCGAGGTCGAGGCCCAGCGCCAAGCGCGCGCGGCGTTGCGGGAGTGCCGGCCGGTCGCCATGCCGAGCTCGCTGCTGGGCCTGTTGTCCGAGATCCCGCACCATGCTCCACCGGAGCCGCCCGTCGAGACGCAGCAGTCCCAGTTTGCTGACAGCACACAGCGTTCTCGGCGCAGGCGCCGGTAGGGTAAGTGCGACGACCAGCAGCGATCCGCGCCGGCACTCGCGGGCGCTTTCACAGAGGGTGATGACCGGGTGACCAATCTCGACCAGACCGGGCGCGAACGCCTGGAACCCCGCCCTGTCTCGCGGCCGCCCGTCGATCCGGCGGCGCAGCGCGCATTCGGCAGGCCCGACGGTGTCGACGGTTCGTTCGTGGGCCTCGACAAGTATCGCGACCAAGGCGAGTTCACGCCGACCAACCAGCCGCCCGACCCGGTGCTGGCCGA includes:
- a CDS encoding putative exporter of polyketide antibiotics — its product is MTTMTATAPRTQRHGRSNAWTGTADLLRLALRRDRLRLSVWVGVLTMLMAYAPAAMELAYPEEAQRLTRVDLMRTPAGMMMGGPMFGRNETDLGAMIANEMMLTLIVATSILAILTVIRHTRAEEESGAAELVLSSVVGRYARTAAALILVGVVNVVLAVTMTLAMTASGFSLIDTAAMCLGVTGVAMLFGSVAAVTAQLWRQARTASGAAMAVLAVAAVVRGIGDVIDNSGSALSWFSPIAWAQQMRAFVDLRLWPFAVLILLTVALIAVAALLEGRRQYDDGVIPSTGEHPDARPIRGVLGLHLTLQRGQTVGWTIGLFLGGLAFGSMTKSLLDAAETNDVIRLMMAQQGTDGVYTTMTQFLAAAAGAYVVAAVLRVHTDEGNGLGEAVLAGAVSRWRWLTTAVVSAVLGSVVLMFAAGLGNGLGAGLTIGEPATVLRLTLAGLAFVPALGVMASVAAVAVAARRPVLGWLAVAFVVTALYLGPLLRLPQWLIDLSPIGRTTAPIDYSVATLVVLTMLAAALTWVAGFLYRRRDAV
- a CDS encoding transcriptional regulator, producing the protein MRSASNDLTAVARIRDAAIDQWGQHGFNVGLRSIADAAGVSAALVIHHFGSKDGLRKACDDFIADEIRQVKTESMQTSDPATWLAQMAEIESYAPLMAYLVRSMQSGSELAKSFWRRMIDQVEQYTDEGVRSGVLKPSRDPCARARYLGMIGAGGFLLYLQLHDNPTDLRAVLRDYSEDMVLPALELYTEGLMADSTMYDAFLAQREKGIPFTTGEEGDRDDGSDSAPSATG
- a CDS encoding putative O-methyltransferase, whose protein sequence is MAGTDDVIGPHSRADSIVSHAEQSISEDAIVAAARERALDIGAGAVTPAVGALLCVFAKLTSAKAVVEVGTGAGVSGLWLLSGMREDGVLTTIDVEPEHQRIAKQAFTEAGIGPGRSRLISGRAQEVLTRLADESYDLVFVDADPLDQPQFVAEAVRLLRPGGAIVLHRAALGGRAGDATANDTEVAAVREATRLIAEDERLTPVLIPLGDGLLAAARD
- the rpoE_1 gene encoding sigma-70 family RNA polymerase sigma factor, which produces MENGGRWHPGDQPGNTYADLRVAGSSEPPHRDGGCDQEDLTTTIKMAPTSMSHLEQFADGEWVEPSDEMTGTAVFDATGDKSTMPSWDELVRQHADRVYRLAYRLSGNQHDAEDLTQETFIRVFRSLQNYQPGTFEGWLHRITTNLFLDMVRRRGRIRMEALPEDYDRVPADDPNPEQIYHDSRLGPDLQAALDSLPPEFRAAVVLCDIEGLSYEEIGATLDVKLGTVRSRIHRGRQALRDYLANHGETGSSAGHGDAAKTA
- a CDS encoding putative protein-S-isoprenylcysteine methyltransferase gives rise to the protein MSTGLYGVVRHPMYVGALIMMAGMPLALASYWALLTVIPGFFVFAARITDEEKALRQELDGYDEYMEKVHYRLVPGVW
- the drrA_2 gene encoding ABC-type multidrug transport system, ATPase component; protein product: MTAQTAHHRRQADINGPAVEVHGLTKAFGRTKALDGLNLTVAPGQITGFLGPNGAGKSTTIRVLLGLLRADSGTVRLLGGDPWDDAVALHRRIAYVPGDVTLWPNLTGLQAIDFLARLRGNGVDTARRDQLIERFELDPHKKARTYSKGNRQKVAIIAAFSTAAELYILDEPTSGLDPLMEKVFQECVGEVVQRGAAVLLSSHILAEVEKLCDSVTIIRAGRTVRAGTLAELRHLMRTTVTARTRNDGQRLRAEPFVHDFAVTDGHYVFSVDRNDLDRAMGILTELGILDLTVTPASLEDMFLREYRGTTR
- a CDS encoding RNA polymerase sigma-70 factor — protein: MVDPGHMFRRAFSWLPSQFASQSDAPVGPREFGSTEHLSTEAVAAFVDGELRLTPHLRAAHHLSLCPQCAAEVEAQRQARAALRECRPVAMPSSLLGLLSEIPHHAPPEPPVETQQSQFADSTQRSRRRRR
- a CDS encoding putative protein-S-isoprenylcysteine methyltransferase, producing MMKTVAQATATSLIGFVVFGLLVFGSAGTFDYWRGWAFIAVFALATLVPSGYLARRNPEALRRRMQAGPRAETRPVQKLIIAIAFISMAAMIAASTLAFRFGWSSVPAIVSVAGLVLVGGGLTIAMLVTIQNGYAAANVTVEPGQQLSSTGWYGVVRHPMYLGNVILMIGVPLALGSWWGLVFVPVGLAILALRVRDEEALLADDLAGYPEYMQKVRYRLVPYVW
- a CDS encoding HNH endonuclease, with the protein product MFEKLAVIDTEADEATLIDCIAELEHLKSVAAAGQARLTAALDQKRRAREASEGVPAAKLGRGLANEIALARHDSPNRGGRHLGFARALIHEMPHTLAALEAGALSEWRATLIVRESACLSVEDRGKLDAEMCAAQSELEGKGDKRIAADAKAIAYRLDPQAVVDRAVRAERERTVTIRPAPDTMAYVTALLPMTRGVSVYAALKHAADTTFDNRGRGQVMADTLYERVTGQPADVPVPVAVDLVMDDDTLFGGGPSPARVPGYGPIPAAVARRLTSDAIADKRSRATLRRLYRRPSSGALVAMESRARLFPKALAKFIALRDDTCRTPYCDAPIRHTDHAAPHAAGGATSEVNGVGACAACNFAKEARGWRVVTGRSGDGVHTSEVTTPTGARHRSKAPPLPGSPHTRASRIETAFADVLGWRDAA
- a CDS encoding putative protein-S-isoprenylcysteine methyltransferase — its product is MKVTLQLLASAVGGILFMGVLLFLPAGTFDYWQAWVFIAVFIVGTMVPTVYLAVKYPDALQRRLTTGPWAETRWAQKLIYVGLYMTVVAAGVLSALDRRFGWSTVPTAVVVLGNVLVLAGLLLAKAWSSRTNMPQPRSPSNATNRWCPPGCMALCATRCTSAR